A region from the Ciconia boyciana chromosome 1, ASM3463844v1, whole genome shotgun sequence genome encodes:
- the LOC140662178 gene encoding matrix Gla protein-like, translated as MRSLLALLIVTLALAALCCCEKDPKDHSESPSAASIKIKKEVANAFVKRQKRSSLYERYTESYKTPMEQMRERCENYAPCDYLSNQIGFSMAYYHFFGRY; from the exons ATGAGGAGTCTGCTGGCACTGCTGATCGTGACTCTGGCCCTGGCAGCACTCTGCTGTTGTGAGAAAG ATCCCAAAGACCACTCAGAATCTCCCAGCGCTGCCA GCATCAAGATTAAAAAGGAAGTTGCCAATGCCTTTgtgaagaggcagaagagatcCAGCCTGTATGAACG GTACACTGAGTCTTACAAAACTCCAATGGAGCAGATGCGTGAGCGTTGTGAAAACTACGCCCCATGTGATTATCTCTCTAACCAAATAGGATTTTCCATGGCCTACTACCATTTCTTTGGGAGATACTAA
- the SMCO3 gene encoding single-pass membrane and coiled-coil domain-containing protein 3 has translation MALSDLLYPDNPKRRQELIHLHQELLDCMSTNFRATNELAGVLNEHLGCTITHIQMRESSTVKENCDIIIQAMSEIQHQVQKIDSDMKEKLEPVLYQKLYDIKEPELEKIAIAHKVFSIILGEATSTAGMVAIKLLGSNLITLTVSKLISLLAQIGASVLGGISIAILGLGIEMILHAILGAMERNQLLAAVRSYEKHLSEFKAASEKYQRAIREVTSLVRQQVQ, from the coding sequence ATGGCGCTGAGTGACCTCCTTTACCCAGATAACCCCAAGAGAAGGCAAGAATTGATCCATCTGCACCAGGAATTGCTCGACTGCATGTCCACAAATTTCCGTGCAACAAATGAGCTGGCTGGAGTGCTGAATGAGCACCTGGGCTGTACCATTACCCACATTCAGATGAGAGAGAGCAGCACTGTCAAGGAAAACTGTGACATTATCATTCAAGCGATGAGTGAGATTCAGCATCAGGTACAGAAGATTGATAGTGACATGAAGGAAAAGCTAGAGCCTGTGCTGTACCAGAAGCTGTATGACATCAAAGAGCCTGAGTTGGAGAAAATTGCAATAGCCCATAAAgttttttccattattcttgGAGAAGCGACTTCAACAGCTGGGATGGTAGCTATCAAACTTCTTGGCTCCAATCTTATAACTCTCACTGTGAGCAAGCTCATCAGTCTCCTTGCGCAGATTGGGGCATCTGTTCTTGGGGGAATCAGCATTGCTATTCTTGGGCTCGGCATTGAAATGATCCTCCATGCCATCCTGGGAGCCATGGAGAGGAATCAGCTTCTGGCAGCTGTGAGAAGCTATGAGAAGCACCTGTCTGAGTTTAAAGCAGCATCAGAAAAGTACCAGCGTGCCATACGTGAAGTGACTTCTTTGGTGAGACAGCAGGTTCAGTGA
- the ART4 gene encoding ecto-ADP-ribosyltransferase 4, producing MFFRVSWVDSRMSVLLASLLLLISLQKLAVSHLMMDMALQSFDDQYLGCREQVMEELERGDYFQKEIAANEDYLSLWKKAQEAFLKSPVGLLREMHDSHAIVLMAYTMNSSLHSQLNWATSTAGSSPEHYRHNFSFKYFHFYLTTAIQIMKQRQSSKESMGKRKCYQVHRGVKDLYTEAVVGSKVRFGRFTSTSRLWNEAQKFGNETLFTVTTCLGAAVQGFSYYTSEKEVLIPPYEIFLVKSFFRTQHGNRLHLHSVGNYSKYNCQLVEASRSKNSGSTALASALLPSVAGVFLCLARND from the exons ATGTTCTTTAGAGTGTCTTGGGTGGACTCTAGGATGTCAGTGCTGCTGGCCAGCCTTCTGTTGCTGATCTCCTTGCAAAAGCTG GCTGTGTCCCACCTCATGATGGATATGGCTTTGCAATCCTTTGATGACCAATATTTGGGGTGCAGAGAGCAGGTGATGGAAGAACTGGAGCGAGGAGACtatttccaaaaagaaataGCTGCTAACGAGGACTATTTGAGTCTCTGGAAGAAGGCTCAGGAGGCTTTCTTAAAAAGCCCTGTAGGTCTCCTGAGGGAGATGCATGACAGCCATGCCATAGTCCTCATGGCTTACACCATGAACTCTTCCCTCCACTCTCAGCTGAACTGGGCCACATCTACAGCAGGAAGCTCTCCAGAGCACTACAGACACAACTtcagtttcaaatattttcacttttaccTAACGACTGCTATCCAGATAATGAAGCAACGGCAGAGCAGCAAGGAGAGCATGGGAAAACGTAAGTGCTACCAGGTGCACAGGGGTGTAAAAGACTTATATACTGAGGCCGTGGTAGGCAGCAAGGTGCGATTTGGCCGTTTCACCTCCACCTCCCGCCTCTGGAATGAAGCCCAGAAGTTTGGGAATGAAACTTTGTTCACAGTGACTACTtgcctgggagcagctgtgCAAGGCTTTTCTTACTACACATCAGAGAAGGAAGTCCTCATTCCGCCTTATGAGATATTCCTTGTCAAAAGCTTCTTTCGGACACAGCACGGTAACCGGCTGCATCTGCATTCTGTGGGGAACTACAGCAAGTACAACTGCCAGCTCGTGGAAG CTTCAAGAAGCAAGAACAGCGGTTCCACTGCCCTCGCCTCTGCTCTTCTTCCTAGTGTAGCTGGAGTTTTCTTGTGCTTGGCCCGCAATGACTGA